The Patescibacteria group bacterium genomic sequence CCTGTTTGGCATGACCCTGCTCCAGCCGTTCCCGTACTTCCTGTTCGTGCTGTTTTTTCTGGTCCTGATCTCGCTCGTCTTTTCGTACGTCACTCGTATGCCGTTCGGCCGCGTGCTCAAAGCGATCCGGGAGGACGAGGAGGCCTTGCGGGTGTTCGGCTACCGCGTCCTGCGGTTCAAGCTTGCCGCGTTCGTGCTCGCGGCCATGATCGCCGCGGTCGCCGGGGCCCTCTACGCGACCTATATCCGTTTCGTGGATCCGTCCGCGTTCGTCGTCCTGGTTTCCGTGAACGTGCTCGTGATGATCATTCTCGGCGGCCTTGCCACGCTTCGCGGCTCGATCGCCGGGGCGGTCATGTTCATCGGCCTGTATGAGAGCGTTCGATTCCTCGGGTTTTCGCCCGACACGGCCGGACAAATGCGAGAAGCCGTCGTGGGCCTCATGCTCCTCCTCTTGATGCTGTTCCGACCGCGCGGCCTGTTCGGCGAATTCAAGCTATGATGCGCCCCGTATCCAATGGGAATGCCGCCGTTGAACTCCGGACGCTCTCCAAGCGTTTCGGCGGCGTTCATGCCTTGAACCGCCTGTCGCTCGGGATTCGCCGCAGCGCGATTACGGGAATCATCGGGCCGAACGGTTCTGGAAAAAGCACGCTCGTCAACCTGCTGACGGGCCTGCTCGTGCCGACGTCAGGCACGATTGCCATTC encodes the following:
- a CDS encoding branched-chain amino acid ABC transporter permease, coding for MEGYHHLWGAHRLFGCSSARHLVETLTMDFLLHVMTISAIFGILALGLNIIVGNTGLISVAHAGFFGIGAYAAAITMTLYHAGFTTALFCGIVVAGVTALLTGLLLSGLRGDYFVLGTLGFNAIVYGVMLNLDSLTRGPLGIPGIPRPALFGMTLLQPFPYFLFVLFFLVLISLVFSYVTRMPFGRVLKAIREDEEALRVFGYRVLRFKLAAFVLAAMIAAVAGALYATYIRFVDPSAFVVLVSVNVLVMIILGGLATLRGSIAGAVMFIGLYESVRFLGFSPDTAGQMREAVVGLMLLLLMLFRPRGLFGEFKL